Proteins from one Cicer arietinum cultivar CDC Frontier isolate Library 1 chromosome 3, Cicar.CDCFrontier_v2.0, whole genome shotgun sequence genomic window:
- the LOC101502516 gene encoding protein ESSENTIAL FOR POTEXVIRUS ACCUMULATION 1-like, translating into MTKHSEAMGFRDWCENECVKLIGTKDTSFLEFCLKQSRSEAETLLIENLGSYDPDHQFIDKFLNYKELLPSDVLDIAFQSRHDNKVNGLGIAAGGMASAKAADIQDVDKTEGSSKGGGKKKGKKGKKVSPLVLGFNVVSNRIMMGEIQTVED; encoded by the exons ATGACTAAGCATTCTG AGGCCATGGGCTTCAGAGATTGGTGTGAGAATGAGTGTGTTAAGCTCATTGGGACAAAAG ATACAAGTTTCCTTGAATTTTGCTTGAAGCAATCCAGATCAGAAGCTGAGACCCTTCTTATAGAAAACCTTGGATCATATGACCCtgaccatcaattcattgaTAAATTCCTCAATTACAAAGAGTTGTTACCATCAGATGTGTTGGACATAGCTTTCCAGAGTAGGCATGACAATAAAGTTAACGGACTTGGTATCGCTGCTGGTGGCATGGCATCAGCTAAAGCTGCAGATATACAGGATGTGGACAAAACTGAAGGATCCTCCAAAGGAGGTGGAAAGAAGAAGGGCAAGAAGGGGAAAAAGGTTAGCCCTTTAGTTTTGGGATTTAATGTTGTGAGTAACCGGATCATGATGGGTGAGATCCAGACTGTAGAAGATTAA